The DNA segment ATCATGGTTTTGGTCATGGTTTTCAGACCACAGGGATTGATCAGTGCCAAACGCAAAATCTATGAATATAAAGCAATCAACACTGCGGGTACGGGAAATGAATAATCCAGTTTTGAACGTCAACAGTGTCAGCAAGGACTTTGGCGGCATCCGTGCCCTCGATGAGGTTGATCTTGTTGTCGGCGACAAAGAGATTGTCGCTCTCATTGGTCCCAATGGTGCAGGAAAGACGACTTTTTTTAACTGCATTACCGGTATTTACACACCAACCAGTGGTGAAGTGCTGATTGATCCGAAAATTACAGGTAAACCCCGTCGCATCAACGGAAAGAAGCCTAACGTCGTCACAGAACTGGGGATGGCTCGTACTTTCCAGAATATCAGGTTGTTTCCATCCATGACGGCTTTGGAAAATGTCATGATCGGAACCCATTGCAGGACAACTTCTTCCATATGGGGGGCCGTTTCTCGGAATAAAGCAACACGTAAGGAAGAACAGGCTGTTGTCCAGCGGAGTTACGAATTGCTCAAGCTGGTCGGACTTGAGCAGTATGTCAACGAGTTGGCCTCGAATATTGCCTATGGGAAACAACGTAGGCTCGAAATTGCTCGTGCTTTGGCGACAGATCCGTTTCTTTTGCTTCTCGATGAACCAGCCGCTGGTATGAATCCTCAGGAAACCCTGGAGTTGGAAAGACTCATTGTGGATATTCGTGAGCAGTTCAATATTTCGATCATGCTCATTGAACATGATATGAAAATGGTCATGTCCATGTCAGACCGTATATATGTGCTGGATTACGGCCGCATGATAGCGGATGGTACGCCGCAGGAAATTGCCGAAAACCCGGCCGTCATCAAGGCCTATCTTGGGGAAGACGACGATGACTAATATGCTTGAACTCAAGAACGTCAACAGCTTCTACGGGAATATCCAGGCGTTGTATGACGTGAATCTTCATATAGATCGTGGTGAAATTATTAC comes from the Pseudodesulfovibrio piezophilus C1TLV30 genome and includes:
- a CDS encoding ABC transporter ATP-binding protein; this translates as MNNPVLNVNSVSKDFGGIRALDEVDLVVGDKEIVALIGPNGAGKTTFFNCITGIYTPTSGEVLIDPKITGKPRRINGKKPNVVTELGMARTFQNIRLFPSMTALENVMIGTHCRTTSSIWGAVSRNKATRKEEQAVVQRSYELLKLVGLEQYVNELASNIAYGKQRRLEIARALATDPFLLLLDEPAAGMNPQETLELERLIVDIREQFNISIMLIEHDMKMVMSMSDRIYVLDYGRMIADGTPQEIAENPAVIKAYLGEDDDD